In a single window of the Methanophagales archaeon genome:
- a CDS encoding DUF99 family protein, which yields MTLHIHKKGMRVLGIAESFVMEYEKSVLAGIVMRSDFIIDGVAFSEITVGGMDATEGILQLFRSLQRGDINAMMLNGCVISWFNIVNLEELYEKLQIPLVCVTYEESEGLEGHIEHHFKDRERDLRLEAYRRLGNRTKFTLSNKYEVLIRFLGMDTAEVKAILNKFTLHGRVPEPLRIAKMTARATLRYLYPA from the coding sequence ATGACACTGCACATACACAAGAAGGGCATGAGGGTACTTGGAATAGCAGAGAGTTTCGTCATGGAGTACGAGAAGTCTGTACTTGCAGGCATAGTGATGCGTTCTGACTTCATCATAGATGGTGTAGCCTTCAGTGAGATAACAGTGGGTGGAATGGACGCAACAGAGGGTATTCTGCAGCTATTTCGTTCATTGCAGCGTGGCGATATAAACGCGATGATGCTCAATGGCTGTGTTATCAGCTGGTTCAACATAGTGAATTTAGAAGAGCTCTATGAGAAGCTGCAAATACCCCTTGTATGCGTGACTTACGAGGAATCCGAGGGACTGGAGGGGCATATAGAGCACCATTTCAAAGATAGAGAGCGCGATTTGAGGCTCGAGGCATACCGGAGATTGGGAAATCGCACAAAATTCACCTTAAGTAACAAGTATGAGGTTTTAATACGATTTTTGGGTATGGATACCGCAGAAGTCAAAGCCATACTCAACAAGTTTACCCTGCATGGTAGGGTGCCGGAACCTCTCAGGATAGCAAAGATGACGGCAAGAGCAACACTCAGATATTTATATCCCGCTTAA